Part of the Aquamicrobium lusatiense genome is shown below.
CGGGCGTCATCGAGATCGCGCCGCTCGCCTTCATGCGCGGGCGCACGCTCTCGCATGCCGCTGTCATCCTTGATGAGGCGCAGAACACCACCTCCATGCAGATGAAGATGTTCCTGACGCGTCTCGGCGAGAATTCGCGCATGATCGTCACCGGCGATCCGACGCAGATCGACCTGCCGCCCAATACGAAATCGGGCCTTGTGGAGGCGCTGCGCGTGCTGGATGGCGTTTCGGGTGTCGTCACCGTGCGCTTCAACGATGTCGACGTGGTTCGCCATCCGCTGGTGGCCGAAATCGTCAGGGCCTATGACCGCGACGGCAAGGTTTCGCGCGGTCTCGGCGTGGAAGGCTGACGCGCTGCGATGCCCATGAAAGATCGCAATCCGGCGGCGTCCGCGCCGCTTCCCGTGGATATAGACCTTTTGCTGGAGGCAGGCGACTGGCCGCCTGAGAGCGAGCTTCTGGGGCTCGTGGAACGTTCCGTCGGCGCTGTTGTCGACGAATTGCAGCCGGGATGGACGGGGCAGAGCGAACTCAGCGTCGTCTTCTGTGATGATGCCCGCATTCAGGAACTCAATGCCCAGTGGCGGGGTAAGGACAAGCCGACGAACGTGCTGTCATTCCCCGCATTTGAGCCGGAAGAAGATGTCCAGCCGCCGATGCTTGGTGATATCGTGATGGCGGCCGAGACGGTTCTTCGCGAAGCGGAGCTGGAAAACAAGCCGCTTGAGAACCATATCTGTCATCTTCTGGTGCACGGATTGCTGCATCTTCTCGGATACGATCACGAGAGTGATGAAGAGGCCGAGGAAATGGAAGCTCTGGAGCGACGGGTTCTGGCAAGGCTTGCCATTCCCGATCCCTATGCGTAATTACGTTTTTGAGAAACTGACCGGACGACGATGAACGACACGCCAAATACTGCCCGGCAAAATGATGCAGGCAGCGCTCGGGACCTGCCCGAGAATCCGGACGAGGACCCCAGTCCGAGTACCGTAACCGGCAGCCAGCCGCATGAGGCCACGCCTGCCGGACCCGGGCTTGTCCAGAAGTTCAAGGCCCTGTTCAGGCCGCGCAACGGCACGAACCTGCGCGAAGAGATCGTCGACGCCCTTGCCGAGACCGGTGTCGATGGCGAGGCGTTTTCGCCCGGCGAAAGGGCGATGCTCAACAACATATTGCGGCTGCGCGAGGTTCGCGTCGAGGACGTCATGGTGCCGCGCGCCGATATCGAGGCGGTCGAGCTTGGCACCACGCTGGCGGATCTGATGACCGTGTTCGAGCAGTCCGGCCACTCGCGCATGCCGGTCTATTGCGAGACGCTGGACGATCCGCGCGGCATGGTCCACATCCGCGATCTGCTCGGCCACATCACGCGCCTTGCCCGAGGCAAGAAGCGCCGCACGACTCGCAAGACCACCCCGACCGGTGCTCAGCTCGACCTCTCACAGGTCGATCTTTCCCGCACCATCGGCGAACTCAACCTCATGCGCCCGGTGCTGTTCGTGCCACCGTCCATGCTGGCTTCCGACCTGATGGGCCGCATGCAGGCAGCGCGCATCCAGATGGCTCTGGTCATCGACGAATATGGCGGCACCGACGGTCTGGCCTCGCTGGAGGACATCGTCGAGATGGTTGTCGGCGACATCGAGGACGAGCACGACGACGAGGAAGCGCTGATCACCAAGGCGGGCGACGGCGTGTTCATTGTCGACGGCAAGGCCGAGATCGAGGACGTGCAGGCCATGATCGGCGAGGACTTCGCGCCCGGCGAGCATGGCGAATCCGTCGATACGATCGGCGGCATGATCTTCAACACGCTTGGCCGTGTGCCGGCGCGTGGCGAGGTCGTTCAGGCCGTTCCCGGCTTCGAGTTCCATGTGCTGGACGCCGATCCGCGCCGCATCAAGCGCGTGCGGATCGTGCAGCTGTCCAAGGGCGAACGCCGCAAGCGCGTAATTAGGGCTGAGCAGGCCTGATCGGGCGAACTGCGGCGGGTTTCTGTACAACTGTAGCGTTTGGCCTGCGGACTCGCGCCTGCTAGGTTGATCTGTGATTCGCGTTGATCGGAAGGTCTCATGCAACGCCTTGCCGGCCGGATAGTGCTGCTTTGGGGATGGCGGCGGGCGCTGGTCGCCTTTCTCGCCGGTATGTTTGCCGTTCTGGGGCAGGCCCCTTATGACTTTCCGGCAGCCTGCTTCATTTCCTTTCCCATTCTGGTCTGGCTGCTCGACGGCACCACCGGCGACGCCACCGTCAGTCGCATCGGGCGCCTGAAACCTGCCTTTGCGGTGGGCTGGTGGTTCGGCTTCGGCTATTTCCTCGGCGGACTGTGGTGGATCGGCACGGCCCTGCTGGTCGAGGCCGAGAGCTTTGCCTGGGCGCTTCCTTTCGCCATGATCGGCATTCCGCTGCTGCTCGCCTTCTTCTACGGGCTGGCGGCGGCAATCGCCCGCGCGATGTGGGGCAGCGGCATCGGCCGGATCGCCGCCCTTGCCGCAGGCTTTGCGATCGCCGAGTGGCTGCGCGGTTTTCTCTTTACCGGCTTTCCGTGGAACGCCATCGGCTATTCTGCCATGCCGGTGCCGATGCTGATGCAGAGCGTTTCGGTGATCGGCATGGACGGCATCAACGCGCTGGCCGTATTCGTCTTCGCGCTGCCAGCGCTTCTGGTGGACAAATCAGGCCGGCGCCTGGGGGCGGCGCTGTTCGTGCTTCTGCTGATCTCACATGCGGGGTTCGGTTATTATCGGCTTACCAAGCCGGTTGCCGAAGCGTCTGAATATCTTCAGGTGCGCATCGTCCAGCCGAATGTCGACCTTTCTGAAAAATGGGACAAGGAAGTCCGGGATCGCATCTTCGCGTCGCTGATCGAATTGTCGGCGCGGCCGCCGGCACAAGGGCAGGCGCGGCCGCAGCTTATCATCTGGCCTGAGACGGCCGTGCCCTTCCTGTTCACCGACCGCCCCGACGCTCTGACCACGCTGGGCGAGGTCTTGCAGGAGGGCCAGTTGCTGGTGGCTGGCATAGTGCGCGAAGAAGCGGCGTCGGGGCCGGGAACCCGCACCCGCTATTACAATTCTGTCGTTGCGATCGACGACAAGGGCGAAATCGTCGATGCGGTCGACAAGGTGCATCTGGTTCCGTTCGGCGAGTACATCCCCTTCGCCGATCTCTTCGCTTCGATCGGCATCGAGCAGCTCGTCGCCGGGCCGATGAACTTTGATGCCGGCAACCAGCGCAGGGATATTTCCCTGCCGGATGGCGTCAAAGCCTCGCCCTTCATCTGCTACGAGGTGATTTTCCCCGGGCTGGTGGCCGCCGATTCTGCTTCCGCGGATATCATGATCAATGTCACCAACGACGCGTGGTTCGGCAACACGCCGGGCCCTTATCAGCATTTCCGGCAAGCCCAGCTGCGTGCCGTCGAGACCGGACGGCCGCTGTTGCGGGCCGCCAATACAGGCATTTCCGGAGTTGTCGGACAAAGTGGCATCGTCGTCGACGGGCTGGCGATCGGCACTCAGGGAATAATCGATTCTCGCATTCCCATTTACCTTGCGGAAACCATAACTGAGCGCCAGCGTCGCATAAATGGCATAATTCTGGTGATGCTTCTTGTGATCGGTGCCTTTGTCGTGAATGTAAGGCAGAGCCTACGAACGAATTGACTCGTCATATATTAGAATTTCATATTCTATTGAGATCGCTTTTTTGTGTTAGGTTCACGGACCCATTCGAGCCATGTGCGGGCCGAAAAAGTAAGGCGTTTAAATAACGAGATGCCGGAGGAATTCGGCGAGGAACGAATGGCGGATCAGAGCAAAAAGAAGCCTAACCCGATCGATGCGCATGTAGGCGCCCGCATACGAATGCGCCGTAACATGCTGGGCATGAGCCAGGAGAAGCTTGGCGAGAGTCTGGGGATTACCTTTCAGCAGATTCAGAAATATGAGAAAGGCACCAACCGTGTGGGCGCAAGCCGCCTGCAGGCGATCGCGTCGATCATGGAAGTGCCGCCGGCGTTTTTTTTCGAGAACGCGCCGACTGATGAGCTGACTGCGGGCGAGGGTTTCGCCGAAGAAGCTTCCACTACGCTGGTGATGGATTTCTTCTCCAGTGCGGAAGGCATTCAACTCAACCGGGCCTTCAGCCGCATCGAGGATCCGAAGGTACGTCGCAAGATTGTTGAACTGATCAAAGCTCTTTCTCCCGACGATACCGACAAATAAGTGCTGCCGTTCGCAGCCTGAGAGAAAGTCCTTCCCCGAGGGCATTCCCATAGCTTGACGACTCGCGCGCCACCCCGCTAACACGTTGCGCGCCATATCGACGCAACGCCGGGCACGGAGCTTCGGCATTTCCAGAGGGGACATCCCGTGAGCCGTCAGAACTATCTCTTCACTTCGGAATCCGTGTCCGAAGGCCATCCCGACAAAGTCTGTGACCGCATTTCCGATGAAATCGTCGATCTCGTTTATCGCGAGGCGAAGAAAAGCGGCATGGACCCCTGGAAAGTGCGCGTGGCGTGCGAGACGCTGGCCACCACCAACCGCGTGGTGATCGCAGGTGAAGTACGCGTGCCTGAAACGCTGCTGAAGAAGGACAAGGACGGCAAGATCCTCGAGGACGCTTCGGGTCACGCCGTCATCAACCCCTCGAAGATCCGCGCTGCCGCCCGCAAGGCGATCAGGGCGATCGGCTACGAGCAGGACGGCTTTCACTGGAAGACGGCGAAAATCGACGTGCTGCTGCACGGCCAGTCGCCGGATATCGGTCAGGGCGTCGACAATGCCGCCGACCGTCAGGGCGAGGAAGGTGCTGGCGATCAGGGCATCATGTTCGGTTACGCCTGCCGCGAGACGCCGGACCTGATGCCGGCGCCGATCTACTACAGCCACAAGATCCTTGAGCTGCTGGCTGCCGCCCGCCACAAGGGCGAGGGCGACGTCGGCAAGCTTGGTCCCGACGCCAAGAGCCAGGTGACCGTCCGCTACGAGAACGGCAAGGCTACGGAGGTCACCCAGATCGTTCTTTCGACCCAGCATCTCGACGAAAGCTGGGATTCGAAGAAGGTTCGTCAGGTCGTGGAACCCTATATCCGCGAGGCGCTGGGCGACCTGAAGATCGCCGCCGACTGCAACTGGTACATCAACCCGACCGGCAAGTTCGTCATCGGCGGGCCTGACGGCGATGCCGGCCTTACCGGCCGCAAGATCATCGTGGACACCTATGGCGGCGCCGCGCCCCATGGCGGCGGCGCATTCTCGGGCAAGGACACTACCAAGGTCGACCGTTCGGCTGCTTATGCCGCGCGCTACCTTGCCAAGAACGTCGTTGCCGCCAAGCTTGCCGAGCGCTGCACCATCCAGCTTTCCTACGCCATCGGCGTCGCCCAGCCGCTGTCGGTCTATGTCGACCTGCACGGTACCGGGAAGGTCGAGGAATCGGTTCTGGAAGAGGCGTTGCGCAAGGTCATGGACCTGTCGCCGAGCGGCATCCGTCGTCATCTCGACCTCAACAAGCCGATCTACGCCAGGACCTCGGCCTATGGCCATTTCGGCCGTAAGGCCGGCCGCGACGGGTCGTTCTCCTGGGAAAAGACCGATCTGGTGAAGGCACTCCGGGACGCGGTTTCCGCCTGAAAGGGCCTGAAGGGGATAGTCGAAGCCGTGTCTGCCGAAGCGACCAGACCCAGCCGCACAAGCGAGGCGTTCTTCGGCCGGCGCAAGGGCAAGCCCCTGCGCTCCGGCCAGACGGATGCCCTCGCCTCCGGGCTCGAAACGATGGGGCTGGATTTGTCCCGCCCCGCGCCTCAGGACCTGCGCCAGCTTTTCACCGCGCAGGTTGAGCATGTGCGGCTTGAAATCGGCTTCGGGGGCGGCGAGCATCTCCTGCACGAGACGGCGACCCACCCCGATGCCGGCTTCGTCGGGGTGGAGCCCTTCGTCAACGGCATGGCCAAGATGACGGCGGCGCTGGAGCGCCAGCCGCTGGACAATATCAGGCTTTTCAACGAGGACGCCACGCTGCTGCTCGACTGGCTGCCTGCGGCGTCGCTCGACGGGATCGATCTGTTCTATCCCGATCCGTGGCCGAAGAAGCGGCACTGGAAGCGCCGTTTCGTCAATGCTGCCAATCTCGATCGCTTCGCGCGGGTGCTGAAGCCGGGCGGACGTTTTCGCTTCGCTTCCGACATCGATACCTATGTGAACTGGACGCTGCTGCATTGCCGCGCGCATTCTGCTTTTGAGTGGAAGGCCAGCGAGGCGGCTGAGTGGCACACGCCCTATGAGGGCTGGCCGGGCACCCGCTATGAGGCGAAGGCCCTGCGTGAGGGCCGAACGCCCGCCTATCTGACCTTTCTGCGCGCCTGAAATCCTTTCCGTCCGCCTGCATCTTGGACCTTAGGATGAGGGCGCTTGCGCCCTTCTGCATCTGATGCCAACTTGTCGGTCGAGGCTCAGCGATGAGCCGGCCGGCACGGGAGCCGGCAGATGACAGCCTGCCATGAGGCAGGCTCCAAGGGAGGAAATCCAGTGAAGCAGTTCGTGTGGGCATCCATCATTGCCGGCGCCATGGCCATGCCGGCGATGGCCGAGGATTACAAGATCATGGCTCCGGCCGCACCCGGTGGCGGCTGGGACCAGACAGCGCGCTCCATGCAGGCGGCACTTCAGGACGAGAAAATCTCCGGCAGCGTCCAGGTGCTGAACGTGCCGGGTGCCGGTGGCACCATCGGCCTGGCCCAGTTCGTCAACCAGTCATCCGGCGACCCCTCACAGCTCATCGTCGGCGGCTATGTCATGGTCGGCGCGATCCTGACCAACGGATCGCCGGTCACGCTCGACCAGGTGACGCCGATCGCGCGGCTGACGGGAGAATATGAGGCGATCGTCGTTCCCGCCGCATCCGAGATCAAGGACATGGCCGGGCTGGCCGAGAAGCTGAAGGCCGATCCGGGCAGCGTTTCGTGGGCGGGCGGCTCGGCGGGCGGCACCGATCACATCACGGCCGGCCTGATCGCAAAGGCTGTGGGTGTCGATCCTACCAAGGTCAACTACATCGCTTTTGCCGGTGGTGGCGAGGCGCTTGCCGCCATTCTCGGAAACCAGGTCACCGTCGGCATTTCGGGCTATGGCGAGTTCGCTTCCCAGATTGAAGCCGGAACGCTGCGCATTATCGGCATTTCCAGCGACGAGCGGGTCGAGGGCATCGATGCGCCGACCTTCAGGGAAGGCGGCGTCGACGTGTCGATCCAGAACTGGCGCATGGTGGCGGCAGCTCCCGGCATCACCGATGAGCAGAAATCCGCTATCCAGTCCGATATCGAGAAAATGGCCAAATCCGAGAGCTGGCAGAAGACCCTGAAGGACAAGGGCTGGGCCGACACCTATCTGGCCGGCGATGCCTTCGTCGAGCAGTTGAAAAAGGACACCGACGACACCACGGCCATTCTTAAAGACATCGGTCTCGTCAAATGAGCGACATGGGTTCGCGTAACCTCCGGCGCCGCCCCGACAAGGCGGCGCTGGGCATAGCCGCCGCCCTTGCCGCTGTGGCGATAGTGATCGCGTGGAGCACATCGCTGTCGAGCGGAGTTGCGAGTTACTCGCCGGTCGGCCCCAAAACCTTTCCCTACATAATCGCGGGCGGCCTTTTCATCCTCTCGGTGTTCACCGCCATAGAGGCGATGCGGGGGCATTTTCCGGAGCGCGAACCGCAGAATTTCCCGCCCATGCTTTGGGTTCTCGGCGGTCTGGTGGCGCAGATGCTGACCATGAAGACGATAGGCTTTTCGATCGCCACCGGCTTTCTGTTTGCCGCTACCGCCCGCGCCTTCGGCAAGGGACAGATGTGGATCACCTTTCCCGTCGGCGTGGTTTTCGCGCTGCTGGTGTGGCTGATGTTCGCCAAGGGGCTGCAACTGACCTTGCCGGCCGGTCCTCTCGAACGCCTTTTCTGAGCGGGGAGCGACATGGATACATTCAGCCTGCTGGGTCAGGGCCTCATGGTGGCCATGGATCCTGCCAATCTGCTCTATGCGCTGATCGGCGTCACGCTTGGAACCGCGGTCGGTGTCCTTCCTGGCATCGGACCGGCGCTTACCGTGGCGCTGCTGCTTCCGGTGACCTACAAGCTCGACCCGGCCGGATCTCTCATCATGTTCGCCGGCATCTATTATGGCGGCATGTATGGCGGTTCGACCACCTCGATCCTGCTCAACACGCCGGGCGAAAGCGCTTCGATCGTCACGGCGCTGGAAGGCAACAAGATGGCCAAGTCGGGCAGGGCGGGCCCAGCACTTGCCACGGCGGCCATCGGCTCTTTCGTGGCCGGGCTTCTCGCCACGCTGGGCCTTGCCTTCATCGCCCCTTCCGTCGTGAAGTTTGCGCTTTCCTTCGGGCCTGCCGAATATTTCGCGCTGATGCTGCTGGCCTTCATGACCGTTTCGGCCGCTTTCGGCGAATCGACCCTGCGTGGCCTGACCTCGCTGTTCATCGGTCTTGCGCTTGGCCTGATCGGCATCGACCAGCTGACCGGGCAGGCGCGGCTCACTTTCGGCATGCCCAACCTGTTCGACGGCATTTCCGTCACCACGCTGGCGGTCGCGCTGTTCGCCATCGGCGAGACCTTCACGGTCGTTGCCCAGCGCAACACAGGTGAAGAAAAGGTGGAAACGGTCAAGGGCTCCGTGTGGATGAGCCGCGAGGACTGGCGCCGCTCGTGGATACCATGGCTGCGCGGCACCGCAATCGGCTTCCCGATCGGGGCCATGCCTGCGGGCGGCGCCGATGTGTCCAGCTTCCTTTCTTACTCGGCTGAAAAGAATTTCGCCCGGCACCCCGAAGAATTCGGCAAAGGGGCGATCGAGGGGGTTGCCGGTCCGGAGGCCGCCAACAACGCATCGGCTGCCGGCACACTTGTGCCGCTTCTGACGCTTGGCCTGCCAACGACAGCCACGGCGGCCATCATGCTGGCCGGCTTCCAGCAATTCGGCCTGCAGCCCGGTCCGTTGCTGTTCGCAACAAACGCCCCTCTAGTGTGGGGCCTGATCGCCAGCCTGCTGGTGGCCAACTTCATGCTGCTGGTGCTCAACCTGCCGCTGATCGGCCTGTGGGTGAAACTGCTTTCCATCCCCAAGCCGTGGCTCTATGCGGGAATTCTCGTGTTCGCCACGCTCGGCACCATCGGTGCCGATGGCTCGACCTTCTTCATCGGGCTGGTGCCGGTGTCCTTTGGCCTTCTGCTTCTGATGCTGTTCGGCATTCTTGGCTACGGGCTGCGCCGCTTCGGATACCCGATCGCGCCGGTTGTGGTGGGCCTCATTCTGGGACCGATGGCGGAAAAGAGCCTGCGTCAGGCTTTGCAGATAAGCCAGGGCGATCCGGCGATCCTGTTCCGCTCATGGATCGCCATATTGCTGTGGGTTCTGGCGATCCTCGCAGTGGCGCTGCCGCTCTATCTTCGTGCCAAAGGCAAGGGCAAGGTGCTTGCCCAGTTTGCGACCGACGAGGATTGAGCAAAGCAGGCGCTGTAAAGCAAAAAGGGCGTCCGCACGGGCGCCCTTCATCGTATCGGCACGGCCCGTCCCGAACAGGCTTGCTGTTCAGCCGTCAGTTGAGACGGATCTGACCGAACTGCTTCGGGTCGATGCCCAGCTTGCGCAGGTGACGCGCTTCCGGAGCAACGCCGCGCTCGACGGCGCTGGCTGCGGCAACCGCGCTTCCCATCACGCCGAGGAAGGTGCCGAGCCGGTTGAACGGCTTGTAACGGTTCATCTCTTCATCCTTTGCTGCATCGCATTATCTTGTTGTGCGATGCAGCATACATATAGGAGGTGAATCCGGGTACTTCCATGGCCTGTACCGCATGCGTGGCCTGCGTCTGCCGCACATCTCGTGCAAATCGGTGGTGGCTCGCGCCCGCTATTGAACCCGATGCCGAATTCGGTTATATAGCGTGCAAATTCTTGGTCGGTATGACGAAGAGTGGGTCCATCCGGTCCCGCTCTTTTTTGTTACCTGCCGGCCTTCGGATCAGGAATCATATGACGGCAAGCGAAGTTTCCGGCGACGACCGCCCCGACCGCGACAACGGTGATGATCGCATCATCCGTGAGAGCGGCATTGATGCGCGCATTGCGGCGATCATTCTGCCGGTGCTGCGTGGCATCGGCTTCCGTCTGGTGCGCGTACGACTGTCGGGCCAGAATGGCCTCACCCTTCAGATCATGGCCGAGCGTGAAGACGGCACCATGACTGTGGAGGACTGCGAGGAGCTGAGCCGCGCCGTCTCGCCGGCGCTCGATGTGGAAGATCCCATCGAAAAGGCGTATCATCTTGAGGTTTCGTCGCCGGGTATCGACCGGCCGCTGGTCCGCAAGGGCGATTTCGCCACCTGGCTCGGCCATCTGGTGAAGATGGAGACCTCGACCCTCGTTGCCGAGCGCAAGCGGTTCAGGGGCCGGATCACCGAGGTGAACGACGAAGGCATTCTGGTGCTGCGCGATGTGCCCGCCTATGGCGAGGAGCCTTCGGTGCAGGTGCCTTTCGATACGATTGCCGAAGCGCGCCTGATTCTGACCGATGACCTCATCCGCGATGCGTTGTCGAAGGACAATCGCGCCCGCAAGGAAGCGAAGAAGAATCAGGACGAAACCGACGACGCGTTTGATGAAGACGACGCCGAAGACGGAAACGAACACGAAGCGAATTGAACCGTCGCGAGGAAGCGGCCCGGTTCAGGGAGATAGACATGGTTGTAAGCGCAAACAGGCTTGAACTGCTGCAGATTGCCGATGCGGTCGCGCGCGAGAAGTCGATCGACAAGCAGATCGTCATCGACGCCATGGCCGACGCCATCCAGAAGGCGGCGCGCTCGCGCTACGGTCTGGAGACCAACATTCGCGCCGACATAAATCCACAGACGGGCGAGATGAAGCTCCAGCGGCTGATGGAGGTCGTCGATACCGTAGAGGATTATGCCACGCAGATCGCGCTGGTCACGGCGCGTGAGCGCAATCCCGACGCGCAGCTCGGCGATTTCATCGCAGAACAGCTTCCGCCGATGGATTTCGGCCGCATCGCCGCCCAGTCGGCAAAGCAGGTCATCGTCCAGAAGGTGCGCGAGGCAGAGCGCGACCGCCAGTATGACGAGTACAAGGATCGCATCGGCGAAATCGTCAACGGTACGGTCAAGCGTGTAGAATATGGCAACGTCATCGTCGATCTCGGCCGTGGCGAAGGCATCATCCGCCGCGACGAGCTGATTCCGCGCGAAATCTACAAATATGGCGACCGCGTGCGCGCCTATGTCTACGACGTGCGCCGCGAGCAGCGCGGTCCGCAGATCTTCCTGTCGCGCACCCATCCGCAGTTCATGGCGAAGCTGTTCACCATGGAAGTGCCGGAGATCTACGACGGCATCATCGAGATCAAGTCGGTTGCCCGTGATCCGGGTTCGCGCGCCAAGATCGCCGTCATCTCCCGCGATTCCTCCATCGATCCCGTCGGCGCCTGCGTCGGCATGCGCGGTTCGCGCGTTCAGGCCGTTGTCGGCGAGCTTCAGGGCGAAAAGATCGACATCATTCCGTGGTCGCCTTCGGCCGCTTCCTTCATCGTCAACGCCCTTCAGCCGGCTGAGGTCGCCAAGGTCGTGCTCGACGAGGATGCCGAGCGCATCGAGGTGGTGGTTCCCGACGATCAGCTTTCGCTGGCCATCGGCCGTCGCGGTCAGAACGTGCGCCTTGCCTCGCAGCTCACCGGCTGGGACATCGACATCCTGACCGAGCAGGAAGAGAGCGAGCGCCGCCAGAAGGAATTCGTGGAACGCTCCAACCTGTTCATGGATGCGCTCGACGTGGACGAGATGGTCGGCCAGGTTCTCGCCTCGGAAGGCTTCACCAGCGTCGAGGAAGTGGCCTATGTCGATGCCGACGAAATTTCGTCCATCGACGGTTTCGACGACGACACCGCCGTCGAAATCCAGACCCGCGCCCGCGAATATCTGGAGCGCATCGAGGCTGAGCATGATGCGAAGCGCCGGGAGCTTGGCGTCGAGGACGAACTGCGCGAAATCCCCGGTGTGACCACTGCGATGATGGTGACGCTTGGCGAGGACGGCGTGAAGACCGTAGAGGATTTCGCCGGATATGCGGCCGACGATCTCGCCGGCTGGAAGGAGCGCAAGGATGGGGAAACCAAGGTTTTCCCCGGCGTTCTGGCAAGCCACGGCATTTCGCATGCGGATGCAGAACAGATGATTGTAGCCGCCCGCCTGAAGGCTGGCTGGATCACCGCCGACGAAGCTGAGGCCGAAGAGGCCGAAGCTGACGCCGACGCGTGACGTGATGGAGACCGGGGCACCCTTTGTCGGATATGAACGATCGCACCTGCATCGTCACGAGGAAGACAGCCGAAACGGATGAACTGATCCGTTTCGTTGTCGGCCCGGATTCGGCCGTCGTCCCCGATCTGAAGCGAAATCTGCCCGGCCGTGGTTGCTGGGTGAGTGCCGATCGCCTACATGTAGACAAGGCGGCGGCGAAAAACCTGTTTTCACGCGCCTTCAAGACCAAGGTGGACGTGCCTGCTGAACTCGGCGCTCTGGTCGACGG
Proteins encoded:
- the ybeY gene encoding rRNA maturation RNase YbeY — its product is MKDRNPAASAPLPVDIDLLLEAGDWPPESELLGLVERSVGAVVDELQPGWTGQSELSVVFCDDARIQELNAQWRGKDKPTNVLSFPAFEPEEDVQPPMLGDIVMAAETVLREAELENKPLENHICHLLVHGLLHLLGYDHESDEEAEEMEALERRVLARLAIPDPYA
- a CDS encoding hemolysin family protein → MNDTPNTARQNDAGSARDLPENPDEDPSPSTVTGSQPHEATPAGPGLVQKFKALFRPRNGTNLREEIVDALAETGVDGEAFSPGERAMLNNILRLREVRVEDVMVPRADIEAVELGTTLADLMTVFEQSGHSRMPVYCETLDDPRGMVHIRDLLGHITRLARGKKRRTTRKTTPTGAQLDLSQVDLSRTIGELNLMRPVLFVPPSMLASDLMGRMQAARIQMALVIDEYGGTDGLASLEDIVEMVVGDIEDEHDDEEALITKAGDGVFIVDGKAEIEDVQAMIGEDFAPGEHGESVDTIGGMIFNTLGRVPARGEVVQAVPGFEFHVLDADPRRIKRVRIVQLSKGERRKRVIRAEQA
- the lnt gene encoding apolipoprotein N-acyltransferase; this encodes MQRLAGRIVLLWGWRRALVAFLAGMFAVLGQAPYDFPAACFISFPILVWLLDGTTGDATVSRIGRLKPAFAVGWWFGFGYFLGGLWWIGTALLVEAESFAWALPFAMIGIPLLLAFFYGLAAAIARAMWGSGIGRIAALAAGFAIAEWLRGFLFTGFPWNAIGYSAMPVPMLMQSVSVIGMDGINALAVFVFALPALLVDKSGRRLGAALFVLLLISHAGFGYYRLTKPVAEASEYLQVRIVQPNVDLSEKWDKEVRDRIFASLIELSARPPAQGQARPQLIIWPETAVPFLFTDRPDALTTLGEVLQEGQLLVAGIVREEAASGPGTRTRYYNSVVAIDDKGEIVDAVDKVHLVPFGEYIPFADLFASIGIEQLVAGPMNFDAGNQRRDISLPDGVKASPFICYEVIFPGLVAADSASADIMINVTNDAWFGNTPGPYQHFRQAQLRAVETGRPLLRAANTGISGVVGQSGIVVDGLAIGTQGIIDSRIPIYLAETITERQRRINGIILVMLLVIGAFVVNVRQSLRTN
- a CDS encoding helix-turn-helix domain-containing protein, with protein sequence MADQSKKKPNPIDAHVGARIRMRRNMLGMSQEKLGESLGITFQQIQKYEKGTNRVGASRLQAIASIMEVPPAFFFENAPTDELTAGEGFAEEASTTLVMDFFSSAEGIQLNRAFSRIEDPKVRRKIVELIKALSPDDTDK
- the metK gene encoding methionine adenosyltransferase, encoding MSRQNYLFTSESVSEGHPDKVCDRISDEIVDLVYREAKKSGMDPWKVRVACETLATTNRVVIAGEVRVPETLLKKDKDGKILEDASGHAVINPSKIRAAARKAIRAIGYEQDGFHWKTAKIDVLLHGQSPDIGQGVDNAADRQGEEGAGDQGIMFGYACRETPDLMPAPIYYSHKILELLAAARHKGEGDVGKLGPDAKSQVTVRYENGKATEVTQIVLSTQHLDESWDSKKVRQVVEPYIREALGDLKIAADCNWYINPTGKFVIGGPDGDAGLTGRKIIVDTYGGAAPHGGGAFSGKDTTKVDRSAAYAARYLAKNVVAAKLAERCTIQLSYAIGVAQPLSVYVDLHGTGKVEESVLEEALRKVMDLSPSGIRRHLDLNKPIYARTSAYGHFGRKAGRDGSFSWEKTDLVKALRDAVSA
- the trmB gene encoding tRNA (guanosine(46)-N7)-methyltransferase TrmB, with amino-acid sequence MSAEATRPSRTSEAFFGRRKGKPLRSGQTDALASGLETMGLDLSRPAPQDLRQLFTAQVEHVRLEIGFGGGEHLLHETATHPDAGFVGVEPFVNGMAKMTAALERQPLDNIRLFNEDATLLLDWLPAASLDGIDLFYPDPWPKKRHWKRRFVNAANLDRFARVLKPGGRFRFASDIDTYVNWTLLHCRAHSAFEWKASEAAEWHTPYEGWPGTRYEAKALREGRTPAYLTFLRA
- a CDS encoding Bug family tripartite tricarboxylate transporter substrate binding protein, encoding MAMPAMAEDYKIMAPAAPGGGWDQTARSMQAALQDEKISGSVQVLNVPGAGGTIGLAQFVNQSSGDPSQLIVGGYVMVGAILTNGSPVTLDQVTPIARLTGEYEAIVVPAASEIKDMAGLAEKLKADPGSVSWAGGSAGGTDHITAGLIAKAVGVDPTKVNYIAFAGGGEALAAILGNQVTVGISGYGEFASQIEAGTLRIIGISSDERVEGIDAPTFREGGVDVSIQNWRMVAAAPGITDEQKSAIQSDIEKMAKSESWQKTLKDKGWADTYLAGDAFVEQLKKDTDDTTAILKDIGLVK
- a CDS encoding tripartite tricarboxylate transporter TctB family protein, giving the protein MSDMGSRNLRRRPDKAALGIAAALAAVAIVIAWSTSLSSGVASYSPVGPKTFPYIIAGGLFILSVFTAIEAMRGHFPEREPQNFPPMLWVLGGLVAQMLTMKTIGFSIATGFLFAATARAFGKGQMWITFPVGVVFALLVWLMFAKGLQLTLPAGPLERLF
- a CDS encoding tripartite tricarboxylate transporter permease; this encodes MDTFSLLGQGLMVAMDPANLLYALIGVTLGTAVGVLPGIGPALTVALLLPVTYKLDPAGSLIMFAGIYYGGMYGGSTTSILLNTPGESASIVTALEGNKMAKSGRAGPALATAAIGSFVAGLLATLGLAFIAPSVVKFALSFGPAEYFALMLLAFMTVSAAFGESTLRGLTSLFIGLALGLIGIDQLTGQARLTFGMPNLFDGISVTTLAVALFAIGETFTVVAQRNTGEEKVETVKGSVWMSREDWRRSWIPWLRGTAIGFPIGAMPAGGADVSSFLSYSAEKNFARHPEEFGKGAIEGVAGPEAANNASAAGTLVPLLTLGLPTTATAAIMLAGFQQFGLQPGPLLFATNAPLVWGLIASLLVANFMLLVLNLPLIGLWVKLLSIPKPWLYAGILVFATLGTIGADGSTFFIGLVPVSFGLLLLMLFGILGYGLRRFGYPIAPVVVGLILGPMAEKSLRQALQISQGDPAILFRSWIAILLWVLAILAVALPLYLRAKGKGKVLAQFATDED